From the Martelella mediterranea DSM 17316 genome, one window contains:
- a CDS encoding YdcF family protein translates to MAERERKPHGKGGSERGTRRSAAGRLARLVAFLLLLIVLVFGGGFVAFCYNALTARPPQIYETDAIVVLTGGSRRIEEAFALLEAGAGERLLISGVNPSTTPESILNVIGGDSQLFECCVDVGYEALDTYGNAVETRKWIEEHDYRRILVVTSAYHMQRGLFELRHIDPDTVFVGYPVPFSDQDASWRQSLRYLRILGSEYMKFLGAHLRAETGLSALAPAGEGN, encoded by the coding sequence ATGGCGGAAAGGGAGCGCAAGCCGCATGGCAAAGGCGGCAGCGAACGCGGGACGCGGCGTTCTGCCGCCGGCCGTCTCGCGCGCCTTGTCGCCTTCCTGCTTCTTTTGATCGTGCTGGTGTTCGGCGGCGGTTTTGTGGCGTTCTGCTACAACGCGCTGACCGCAAGACCGCCGCAGATTTACGAGACCGATGCGATCGTGGTGCTTACCGGCGGCTCGCGCCGGATCGAGGAAGCGTTCGCGCTGCTGGAGGCCGGCGCGGGCGAGCGGCTGCTGATCTCCGGCGTCAATCCCTCGACCACGCCCGAGAGCATCCTCAACGTGATCGGCGGCGACAGCCAGCTTTTCGAATGCTGCGTCGATGTCGGCTATGAGGCGCTGGATACCTACGGCAATGCCGTTGAAACCCGCAAATGGATCGAGGAGCACGACTACCGGCGCATTCTCGTCGTCACCAGCGCCTACCACATGCAGCGCGGTCTTTTCGAGCTCAGGCATATCGATCCGGATACCGTTTTCGTCGGCTATCCGGTGCCGTTCAGCGACCAGGATGCGTCGTGGCGGCAGAGCCTTCGCTATCTGAGGATTCTCGGCTCCGAATACATGAAATTTCTCGGCGCTCACCTGCGCGCCGAGACCGGGCTTTCGGCGCTTGCGCCGGCCGGGGAGGGGAATTGA
- a CDS encoding lysophospholipid acyltransferase family protein: MGMIRSAAFNIAFYVGTAVLMIVQSPYYFLASRKNAYRVVVQGWGRFVNAQMRLWAGATFTIEGLENLPDGPCIIAPKHQSAWDTIMLLPWIPDSVFMLKRELIQMPLFGWYLKKQRQIAVDRAQTGRAMADAIARTKAEVETGRQLVIFPEGTRRPPGAAPDYKRGIQRLYRDLGVPVIPVVMHPGLFWPRGSFRRQGGHFKVRILPAIAPGKEPRQFFDQLVETMERESDRLLIETVDANPHLDLPEVTRKRVAELRASDGA, from the coding sequence ATGGGAATGATCCGCTCTGCGGCTTTCAATATCGCCTTCTATGTCGGAACTGCGGTGTTGATGATCGTGCAGTCGCCCTATTATTTCCTGGCCTCGCGCAAGAACGCCTATCGGGTGGTGGTCCAGGGCTGGGGCCGCTTCGTGAACGCGCAGATGCGGCTCTGGGCCGGCGCGACGTTTACCATCGAGGGGCTCGAAAACCTGCCGGACGGGCCCTGCATCATCGCCCCCAAGCATCAGTCGGCCTGGGACACGATCATGCTGCTGCCGTGGATCCCGGATTCGGTGTTCATGCTCAAGCGCGAGCTGATCCAGATGCCGCTGTTCGGCTGGTATCTCAAGAAACAGCGCCAGATCGCCGTCGACCGGGCGCAGACCGGCCGCGCCATGGCGGATGCGATCGCGCGCACCAAGGCCGAGGTCGAGACCGGGCGCCAGCTCGTGATCTTTCCGGAGGGAACGCGCCGGCCGCCGGGGGCAGCGCCCGACTACAAGCGCGGCATCCAGCGGCTCTACCGCGATCTCGGCGTGCCCGTCATCCCGGTGGTCATGCATCCGGGCCTGTTCTGGCCGCGCGGCAGTTTCCGCCGCCAGGGGGGACATTTCAAGGTCCGCATCCTGCCGGCGATTGCGCCCGGAAAGGAGCCCCGGCAGTTTTTCGACCAGCTTGTCGAGACCATGGAGCGCGAAAGCGACCGCCTGCTGATCGAAACCGTCGATGCCAATCCGCATCTCGACCTGCCGGAGGTGACGCGCAAGCGCGTTGCGGAACTGCGGGCGTCTGACGGAGCTTAG
- a CDS encoding gamma-glutamylcyclotransferase, with the protein MDEFWVFGYGSLMWNPGFATHRRMPARLAGYHRSLCVYSHVHRGTAHKPGLVLGLDRGGFCEGVALAARVKDEEEILAYLRGRELVTRVYRELVLPVRLSSGENVPAITYVVDHAHEQYAGKLDLDHAAELVRGGHGQSGANRDYLLNTVDHLREMKINDAALETIAGLLKNEQPRPVRKDGL; encoded by the coding sequence ATGGACGAATTCTGGGTATTTGGCTACGGCTCGCTGATGTGGAATCCGGGTTTTGCGACCCACCGACGCATGCCCGCCCGGCTTGCGGGCTATCACCGCAGCCTCTGCGTCTATTCCCACGTTCACCGCGGCACCGCCCACAAGCCGGGCCTGGTGCTGGGTCTCGACCGCGGCGGTTTCTGCGAGGGCGTGGCGCTCGCCGCCAGGGTCAAGGACGAGGAGGAGATCCTCGCCTATCTGCGCGGTCGCGAACTCGTCACCCGCGTCTACCGCGAACTGGTGCTGCCTGTCCGGCTGTCATCGGGCGAGAATGTGCCCGCCATAACCTATGTGGTCGATCATGCGCATGAGCAATATGCCGGCAAGCTCGATCTCGACCACGCCGCCGAACTGGTGCGCGGCGGCCATGGCCAGTCGGGCGCCAATCGCGACTATCTTCTGAACACCGTCGACCACCTGCGCGAGATGAAGATCAATGACGCGGCGCTGGAGACGATCGCTGGCCTCCTGAAGAACGAGCAGCCGCGCCCGGTGCGCAAGGACGGACTCTAA
- a CDS encoding DUF2125 domain-containing protein: protein MARSTRTRKFLKWTLTVLIAVIVAYALGWFYIARTVKARIFTLLQGQGQQNVVVNCEDIGYNGFPAKFGFFCDDLHVRDRTSDSVFDAPQLMAEAPVYSPWSVLATLTGPATLQNDAGMLLRAEWQDFGGKLIYRGGAPRLVSFDFEAVTARFADPQGRQGTLTAEQGQGLVRNDNGDLDVALNLNEAVLRPQNNAEALPAVSVNLLATVDDGGALLETDFHPQMLRGKSGIVNQAALAIGESQSMMAVSGRFAFDKDGYLDGRFSFELTGIDGVAQLAALSFPGAAGVINSVTGLVKNFTGGQRTVTLDVRVEHGRAVLGFIPLGKIPPL from the coding sequence ATGGCGAGATCAACCCGAACGCGCAAGTTTCTGAAATGGACGCTGACCGTTCTGATTGCCGTGATCGTCGCCTATGCCCTCGGCTGGTTCTATATCGCCCGCACCGTGAAGGCCCGGATCTTCACGCTGCTTCAGGGCCAGGGTCAGCAAAATGTCGTCGTTAACTGCGAGGACATCGGCTATAACGGCTTTCCCGCCAAATTCGGTTTCTTCTGTGACGACCTGCATGTGCGTGACCGGACGTCGGACTCGGTTTTCGACGCGCCGCAACTTATGGCCGAGGCGCCGGTCTATTCGCCGTGGTCGGTTCTGGCGACGCTCACCGGTCCCGCCACGCTGCAAAACGACGCCGGCATGCTGTTGCGCGCGGAGTGGCAGGATTTCGGCGGCAAGCTGATCTACAGGGGCGGCGCGCCGCGTCTCGTCTCTTTCGATTTCGAGGCCGTGACCGCCCGTTTCGCCGATCCCCAAGGCCGTCAGGGAACGCTGACGGCGGAGCAGGGGCAGGGGCTGGTGCGCAATGACAACGGCGATCTCGATGTCGCGCTGAACCTGAACGAGGCGGTTCTGCGCCCGCAGAACAATGCCGAGGCCTTGCCCGCCGTTTCGGTCAACCTTCTGGCGACCGTCGATGACGGCGGCGCGCTGCTCGAGACCGATTTCCACCCGCAAATGCTGCGCGGCAAGAGCGGCATCGTCAACCAGGCGGCGCTCGCGATCGGCGAGAGCCAGTCGATGATGGCGGTCTCGGGCCGCTTCGCCTTCGACAAGGACGGCTATCTCGATGGCCGCTTCAGCTTCGAGCTGACGGGCATAGACGGCGTCGCCCAGCTTGCCGCGCTCAGCTTCCCCGGTGCCGCCGGCGTCATCAATTCCGTCACCGGCCTGGTCAAGAACTTCACCGGCGGCCAGCGCACCGTGACGCTGGACGTTCGCGTCGAACATGGCAGGGCTGTGCTCGGCTTCATCCCGCTCGGCAAGATACCGCCTCTTTGA
- a CDS encoding prephenate/arogenate dehydrogenase family protein, translating into MIAFERIALIGIGLIGSSLARDIRAKGLAREIIVSTRSPETLRRAEELGLGDRYTASAEDAVRGADLVIVSVPVGASGAVAERIAPNLKPGAILTDVGSTKASVIAQMSPFVPENVHFIPGHPIAGTEKSGPDAGFAGLFKGRWCILTPAEDADPVALDKLTQFWQALGSRVDTMAADHHDKVLAIVSHLPHIIAYNIVGTADDLETVTESEVIQYSASGFRDFTRLAASDPTMWRDVCLHNRDAILEMLARFSEDLAYLQRAIRWGEGDKLFELFSRTRDIRRSIIEAGQDVEAADFGRHALDDKD; encoded by the coding sequence ATGATTGCTTTCGAACGCATAGCGCTGATCGGCATCGGCCTGATCGGCTCCTCGCTTGCCCGCGATATCCGCGCCAAGGGGCTTGCCCGCGAGATCATCGTCTCGACGCGCTCGCCGGAAACGCTGCGACGGGCGGAGGAACTGGGGCTTGGCGACCGCTATACCGCTTCCGCCGAAGACGCGGTGCGCGGTGCGGATCTGGTGATCGTGTCGGTGCCCGTCGGCGCATCCGGCGCGGTGGCCGAGCGCATCGCCCCCAATCTGAAGCCCGGCGCCATCCTTACCGATGTCGGCTCCACCAAGGCCTCCGTGATCGCGCAGATGTCGCCATTCGTGCCGGAGAACGTGCATTTCATTCCCGGCCACCCGATCGCGGGCACGGAGAAATCCGGGCCGGATGCCGGCTTTGCAGGCCTGTTCAAGGGCCGCTGGTGCATATTGACACCGGCGGAAGACGCCGATCCCGTCGCCCTCGACAAGCTCACGCAGTTCTGGCAGGCGCTCGGCTCCCGGGTGGACACCATGGCCGCCGATCATCACGACAAGGTGCTGGCGATTGTCTCGCACCTGCCGCATATCATCGCCTACAATATCGTCGGCACGGCGGACGATCTGGAGACGGTGACCGAATCGGAAGTGATCCAGTATTCCGCCTCTGGCTTTCGCGATTTCACCCGCCTTGCGGCCTCGGACCCCACCATGTGGCGCGACGTTTGCCTGCATAACCGCGATGCCATTCTGGAAATGCTGGCGCGGTTTTCGGAAGACCTCGCCTATCTTCAGCGCGCGATCCGCTGGGGCGAGGGCGACAAGCTGTTCGAACTGTTCAGCCGCACCCGCGACATCCGCCGCTCGATCATCGAGGCCGGACAGGATGTCGAGGCCGCCGACTTCGGCCGCCACGCGCTCGACGACAAAGATTAG
- the hisC gene encoding histidinol-phosphate transaminase has protein sequence MTEQMIKPTPRPGIMDIAAYVPGKSHGEGTDKVHKLSSNETPLGPSPKAIVAMQAIGEHLELYPDGQSSALREAIAAKYGLNIGNIICGNGSDELLGLIAHVYLGEGDEAIITEHGFLVYKIQILANGATPVTVKEKDARVDVDAILDAVTDRTRVVFIANPANPTGTYVPFSEIRRLHAGLPKNVVLVLDAAYAEYVRRNDYEAGLELVADNANVVMTRTFSKIYGLAALRVGWLYGPTDIIAALERVRGPFNLNAPAIAAATAAIKDDAFTRAAVDYNLKWIERLTAELTALGLSVTPSVANFVLIHFPDEDGKRAADADRYLSARGYILRAVTGYGFPNALRMSVGTEEANLGVIEALKTFLAAAPETEKA, from the coding sequence ATGACCGAACAGATGATCAAGCCAACGCCGCGCCCCGGCATCATGGACATCGCCGCCTATGTGCCCGGCAAGTCCCACGGCGAAGGCACGGACAAGGTTCACAAGCTGTCATCGAACGAGACGCCGCTCGGGCCGAGCCCGAAGGCGATCGTCGCCATGCAGGCTATCGGCGAGCACCTTGAGCTCTATCCCGACGGCCAGTCGAGCGCCCTGCGCGAGGCGATCGCCGCCAAATACGGCCTCAACATCGGCAATATCATCTGCGGCAACGGTTCGGACGAACTGCTCGGCCTGATCGCCCATGTCTATCTCGGCGAGGGCGACGAGGCGATCATCACCGAACACGGCTTCCTGGTCTACAAGATCCAGATTCTCGCAAACGGCGCCACACCCGTCACCGTGAAGGAAAAGGACGCGCGGGTCGATGTCGACGCGATCCTTGATGCCGTGACCGACCGGACCCGCGTGGTGTTCATCGCCAACCCGGCGAACCCGACCGGCACCTATGTGCCGTTCTCCGAAATCCGGCGGCTCCATGCCGGCTTGCCGAAAAACGTGGTGCTGGTGCTCGACGCCGCCTATGCCGAATATGTCCGCCGCAATGATTACGAGGCCGGGCTGGAACTGGTCGCCGACAACGCCAATGTGGTGATGACCCGGACGTTTTCGAAAATCTACGGGCTTGCAGCACTCAGGGTCGGCTGGCTTTACGGACCGACCGATATCATCGCGGCGCTGGAGCGCGTGCGCGGCCCCTTCAACCTCAACGCACCGGCCATCGCGGCGGCGACGGCGGCGATCAAGGACGACGCCTTCACCCGGGCCGCGGTCGATTACAATCTGAAATGGATCGAGCGGCTGACGGCCGAACTCACCGCGCTCGGCCTTTCGGTCACGCCCTCGGTCGCCAATTTCGTGCTGATCCATTTCCCCGACGAGGATGGCAAGCGCGCGGCCGACGCCGACCGCTATCTGAGCGCGCGCGGCTATATCCTGCGGGCCGTTACCGGCTACGGCTTCCCGAATGCGCTGCGCATGAGTGTCGGCACCGAAGAGGCCAATCTGGGCGTCATCGAAGCGCTGAAGACTTTCCTGGCCGCCGCGCCGGAAACGGAAAAGGCATGA
- a CDS encoding class I SAM-dependent methyltransferase: protein MNADIVDLRAFYHTELGRLAAHSITMALTPIWQALPEERLAGLGYCLPYLDRFAGEAERTMALMPASQGAINWPPLGPSATVLVHEEELPLPDASIDRVLLVHALEFAEAPRETMRELWRVLAPGGRVVIVAPNRRGVWARLEHTPFGNGRPYSKGQIIELLRETNFTPAAFAEALFFPPSKSRAILKFRSSFERSGRTFWPAFAGVNIIEAQKRLYQGLPVAARAARKVLVPALAPQGVPTTRARHSG, encoded by the coding sequence ATGAATGCCGATATCGTAGACCTGCGCGCGTTTTATCACACCGAGCTCGGAAGGCTTGCCGCCCATTCGATCACGATGGCGCTGACGCCGATCTGGCAGGCGCTGCCGGAGGAAAGGCTGGCGGGGCTCGGCTACTGCCTGCCCTATCTCGACCGCTTCGCCGGCGAGGCCGAAAGAACCATGGCGCTGATGCCGGCCTCGCAGGGCGCGATCAACTGGCCGCCGCTCGGCCCGTCGGCAACCGTCCTCGTCCATGAAGAGGAACTGCCGCTGCCGGATGCGTCCATTGACCGCGTCCTGCTGGTGCATGCGCTGGAATTCGCCGAGGCCCCGCGCGAGACCATGCGCGAATTATGGCGGGTGCTGGCGCCCGGCGGCAGGGTCGTCATCGTCGCCCCCAACCGGCGCGGCGTGTGGGCGCGTCTCGAACATACGCCCTTCGGCAATGGCCGGCCCTATTCCAAGGGCCAGATCATCGAATTGCTGCGCGAGACCAATTTCACGCCCGCGGCTTTTGCCGAGGCGCTGTTCTTTCCGCCGTCGAAAAGCCGCGCAATCCTGAAATTCCGCTCCAGTTTCGAGCGCTCCGGCCGTACCTTCTGGCCCGCCTTTGCCGGCGTCAACATCATCGAGGCGCAGAAACGGCTCTATCAGGGCCTTCCCGTCGCCGCCCGCGCCGCGCGCAAGGTGCTGGTGCCGGCTCTCGCCCCCCAGGGCGTGCCGACCACCCGCGCGCGACATAGCGGCTGA
- the gloB gene encoding hydroxyacylglutathione hydrolase, translating to MRSLEIAVFMCRSDNYGVLVHEPESGKTVSIDAPDGEKVMAEAEQRGWTITDIFTTHHHKDHVDGNLVIKEKYDCRIVGPIEEAVVIPGLDLAVFEGDELEFAGHKVEVIETPGHTAGHICYHFVEDGLLFAADTLFAMGCGRLFERPASDMWPSLQKLMALPDETEVYFGHEYTLANAKFALTIDPDNAVLKERAEAVAELREAGGFTIPTTIGLEKKTNPFLRVADPAIRKGLGMEEASDAEVLAEIRKRKDNF from the coding sequence ATGCGTTCACTGGAAATTGCCGTCTTCATGTGCCGCTCCGACAATTACGGTGTCCTGGTGCACGAGCCGGAAAGCGGCAAGACCGTCAGCATCGACGCGCCCGATGGCGAAAAGGTGATGGCCGAGGCCGAACAGCGCGGCTGGACGATCACCGACATCTTCACCACCCACCACCACAAGGACCATGTCGACGGCAATCTTGTCATCAAGGAGAAATACGACTGCCGCATCGTTGGGCCGATCGAGGAGGCGGTGGTGATACCGGGTCTCGATCTCGCCGTGTTCGAGGGCGACGAACTCGAATTTGCCGGCCACAAGGTGGAGGTGATCGAAACCCCCGGCCATACCGCCGGCCATATCTGCTATCATTTCGTCGAGGATGGGCTGCTGTTTGCCGCCGATACGCTGTTCGCCATGGGCTGCGGCCGGCTGTTCGAGCGACCGGCCTCCGATATGTGGCCGTCTTTGCAAAAGCTGATGGCGCTGCCGGACGAGACCGAGGTCTATTTCGGCCATGAATATACCCTCGCCAATGCCAAGTTCGCGCTCACCATCGATCCCGACAATGCGGTGTTGAAGGAACGGGCGGAAGCGGTGGCGGAGCTGAGGGAAGCGGGCGGCTTTACCATTCCGACCACGATCGGGCTGGAGAAGAAGACCAACCCGTTCCTCAGGGTGGCCGATCCGGCGATCCGCAAGGGGCTCGGCATGGAAGAGGCGAGCGACGCCGAAGTTCTGGCCGAAATCCGCAAGCGCAAGGACAATTTCTGA
- a CDS encoding cupin domain-containing protein, with product MTAAAIIEALGLQPHPEGGWFAETFRDSAGGGRGASTLIYFLLKAGERSHWHRLHTAVEVWHYYAGAPLKLMRSADGKVVETQMLGPDIANGERPQGVIPAGCWQAAETTGDFTLVGCTVAPGFTFEDFELAEPGWAPGG from the coding sequence ATGACCGCCGCCGCGATCATCGAAGCGCTGGGGCTCCAACCCCATCCCGAGGGCGGATGGTTTGCCGAGACATTTCGTGATTCGGCCGGCGGCGGGCGCGGGGCCTCGACGCTGATCTACTTCCTCTTGAAGGCGGGCGAGCGGTCGCACTGGCATCGCCTGCATACAGCCGTCGAGGTCTGGCACTATTACGCCGGCGCGCCCCTGAAACTGATGCGCTCCGCCGACGGCAAGGTGGTGGAAACGCAGATGCTCGGCCCGGACATCGCGAACGGCGAGCGCCCGCAGGGGGTGATCCCCGCCGGATGCTGGCAGGCGGCCGAGACCACCGGCGATTTTACACTGGTCGGCTGCACCGTCGCCCCTGGCTTCACCTTCGAGGATTTCGAACTCGCCGAACCGGGTTGGGCGCCCGGAGGGTGA
- a CDS encoding DMT family transporter has protein sequence MSMRATLIGFSAVLMWSLLALFTAASGNVPPFQLSAIAFAIASLPGIAVLIARPERLQRLRQPAKVWIVGIAGLFGYHFLYFTALRNAPAVDAGLIAYLWPLLIVVGSALLPGERLRAHHIIGALAGFAGTAILVTRGGGLAFSGEYALGYFAAFLCAFTWSGYSLASRSFSKVSTDVVTGFCLATALLSLLCHIGLETTVWPENFGQWLAVAGLGLFPVGLAFYAWDYGVKHGNIQVLGAASYAAPLLSTIILIIARFGEPGWRVIVACLLITGGAVIAARDMIRGKNS, from the coding sequence ATGAGCATGCGTGCAACCCTGATCGGCTTTTCAGCCGTGCTGATGTGGTCGTTGCTGGCGCTGTTTACCGCTGCCTCCGGGAATGTGCCGCCGTTCCAGCTTTCGGCGATCGCATTCGCCATCGCCAGCCTGCCGGGGATTGCGGTGCTGATCGCGCGGCCGGAGCGCCTGCAGCGGCTGCGCCAGCCGGCGAAAGTCTGGATCGTCGGCATTGCCGGCCTGTTCGGGTATCATTTCCTGTATTTCACCGCGCTCAGAAACGCGCCGGCGGTCGATGCCGGGCTGATCGCCTATCTCTGGCCGCTCTTGATCGTGGTCGGTTCGGCGCTGCTTCCGGGCGAGCGGCTGAGAGCCCACCACATCATCGGCGCGCTTGCGGGCTTCGCGGGTACGGCGATCCTGGTGACCCGCGGCGGCGGGCTGGCCTTCAGCGGGGAATACGCGCTCGGTTATTTCGCCGCCTTCCTCTGCGCCTTCACCTGGTCGGGTTATTCGCTGGCCTCGCGCTCCTTCTCCAAGGTCTCGACCGATGTCGTCACCGGCTTCTGCCTTGCGACCGCCCTGCTCTCGCTACTCTGCCATATCGGGCTTGAAACCACGGTCTGGCCCGAAAATTTCGGCCAGTGGCTGGCGGTCGCGGGCCTCGGCCTGTTTCCGGTGGGCCTTGCCTTCTACGCCTGGGACTATGGCGTCAAGCACGGCAATATTCAGGTGCTGGGGGCGGCAAGCTATGCCGCGCCGCTGCTATCGACCATCATCCTGATCATCGCCCGATTCGGCGAACCCGGCTGGCGGGTGATCGTGGCCTGCCTGCTGATTACCGGCGGCGCGGTGATCGCGGCGCGGGACATGATCAGAGGAAAGAATTCCTAA
- a CDS encoding DUF3108 domain-containing protein produces the protein MAAKLLQSLGLAAALLAAPAAQAEDIKQQTVYTLSFSGIKIADAVFNTTVADGKYNINADIEAAGIGNLFTSIAVKVDADGLWKNGKPETREFQLIYRDGDYARDYAATFSNKRVTKSTIEPDPGPRADNWVEVKPKHLRNVIDPVTALLLPPSNNPCATTVSIFDGETRLELEMASAGSRPFSTKGFSGRAIGCAVRFKPVAGYERKDEDIEYLANSRELVVWFAYNEELNVFAPVMAHIPLKIGRLTIYASKFGLPR, from the coding sequence ATGGCAGCTAAACTTCTTCAATCGCTCGGACTCGCTGCGGCGCTTCTTGCCGCGCCCGCCGCGCAAGCCGAGGATATCAAGCAGCAGACCGTCTACACGCTGTCGTTTTCTGGCATCAAGATCGCCGATGCCGTGTTCAACACCACGGTCGCCGACGGCAAATACAATATCAATGCCGATATCGAGGCGGCGGGGATAGGCAATCTGTTCACCTCGATCGCGGTGAAGGTCGATGCCGACGGGTTGTGGAAAAACGGCAAGCCGGAAACGCGGGAATTCCAGCTCATCTACCGCGATGGTGACTACGCCCGCGATTACGCCGCCACCTTTTCCAACAAGCGCGTGACGAAATCCACCATCGAACCCGATCCCGGCCCGCGCGCAGACAACTGGGTCGAGGTGAAGCCGAAACATCTGCGCAATGTGATCGACCCGGTTACCGCGCTGCTGCTGCCGCCCTCCAACAACCCCTGCGCCACCACGGTCTCGATCTTCGACGGCGAAACACGGCTTGAGCTTGAGATGGCGTCGGCGGGAAGCCGGCCGTTTTCCACAAAAGGCTTTTCCGGCCGCGCGATCGGCTGTGCCGTCCGGTTCAAGCCGGTGGCCGGCTATGAGCGCAAGGATGAGGACATCGAGTACCTCGCCAATTCCCGCGAACTGGTCGTCTGGTTCGCCTATAATGAGGAACTGAACGTGTTCGCCCCGGTCATGGCCCACATCCCTCTCAAGATCGGCCGGCTGACGATCTACGCCTCCAAATTCGGCCTTCCGCGCTAG
- the rpmB gene encoding 50S ribosomal protein L28 produces MSRMCELTGKGVMSGNNVSHANNKTRRKFLPNLCRVTLMSEATGMSYRLRVSAAALRSVEHRGGLDAFLLKSGERDLSPRARLLRKEIIKKTAEQAAA; encoded by the coding sequence ATGTCCCGCATGTGTGAATTGACTGGCAAGGGCGTGATGTCCGGCAACAATGTAAGCCATGCCAACAACAAGACCCGTCGCAAGTTTCTTCCCAATCTTTGCCGGGTAACCCTGATGTCGGAAGCAACCGGCATGAGCTATCGCCTGCGCGTTTCGGCGGCAGCGCTTCGCTCCGTTGAGCATCGTGGCGGTCTCGACGCATTCCTGCTGAAGTCCGGCGAGCGCGATCTTTCGCCGCGCGCCCGCCTTCTGCGCAAGGAAATCATCAAGAAGACGGCCGAACAGGCCGCCGCCTGA
- a CDS encoding queuosine precursor transporter yields the protein MRQTQSVLIYSLLMAGVVLLSNILVQYPVSGTLYGISLADLLTWGAFTYPLAFLVNDLTNRQFGPSAARKVVIAGFVVGVAFSFYASVPRIAIASGTAFLVGQLLDISVFNRLRRQTWWKAPLAGSLFGSVLDTVLFFSISFAAIFAFIGPNDDFALGTAPLLGVFALEAPRWISWALGDLSVKLAFSLIMLLPYAALISWLRPMRTVNG from the coding sequence ATGCGACAGACGCAATCCGTGCTTATCTACAGCCTGCTGATGGCAGGCGTCGTGCTTCTTTCCAACATTCTCGTCCAGTATCCGGTTTCCGGAACGCTGTATGGCATCTCGCTCGCCGATCTTCTGACCTGGGGCGCGTTCACCTATCCGCTCGCCTTCCTGGTCAACGACCTCACCAACCGACAGTTCGGCCCGTCGGCCGCGCGCAAGGTGGTGATCGCCGGTTTCGTCGTAGGCGTCGCGTTTTCCTTCTACGCATCCGTGCCGCGAATCGCGATCGCCTCGGGCACGGCGTTTCTGGTCGGCCAGCTTCTCGATATCTCGGTTTTCAACCGCCTGCGCCGTCAGACATGGTGGAAGGCGCCGCTGGCGGGCTCGCTGTTCGGTTCGGTGCTCGACACGGTTCTGTTCTTCTCGATCAGCTTCGCCGCCATCTTCGCCTTCATCGGTCCGAATGATGATTTCGCGCTCGGCACGGCGCCGCTTCTCGGCGTGTTCGCGCTCGAAGCGCCGCGCTGGATCTCCTGGGCGCTCGGTGACCTTTCGGTCAAGCTCGCCTTCAGCCTGATCATGCTTCTGCCCTATGCGGCGCTGATTTCCTGGCTCAGGCCCATGCGCACCGTCAACGGCTAG